A region of Fusarium keratoplasticum isolate Fu6.1 chromosome 6, whole genome shotgun sequence DNA encodes the following proteins:
- a CDS encoding AA-permease domain-containing protein: MGAHQQDDIVESAPRVEDTRDFAEDEKPVLNHGGHGPTQRRLKDYHITWIGLCSGIGTGLFIGAGSAYATAGPAGLLLAYIVVGSVLWCVMQSISELATLLPTAGSFPHWATRFIDPAVGFSLAISYGYCYTIALASECSAAAVLVGYWTDLNPAVVITVSLVLILAINLMNVRFFGETEVVAGAIKVLCFIGLVIVAIVITAGGGPNHEAIGFRYWRDPGAWVNYNGITGSAGHFLGFLSAFVNASFSFVSVETVVITAAESVNPHKSIPKAANRVTYRIGFFYILGAFLIGLIVDPRNADLVSGTGNANSSPWVIAIREAGITALPSIVNACILVSAWSAGSSYCWVGSRIILAMTTDRQLPQFFGRTTSSGVPWVAVLASWLFGPLAYLSLGSGGAAQAFTWLLNLSTVAGLIAWGTLCVCYIRFHRALKVQGVSRDTLPWKAPWMPYTAWYGAIGSIIITLVAGFPVFLKGNWSTTDFIASYIGIPIFIIPIIGWKIAFGTKFVRAKDIDVWSGRLPHDWVPHDAASHDTSDKAIQSVA, from the exons ATGGGGGCTCATCAACAGGACGACATTGTCGAAAGCGCTCCGAGAGTGGAGGACACTCGGGATTTTGCGGAAGATGAGAAGCCTGTGCTTAATCATGGCGGTCATGGACCTACGCAGCGACGGCTGAAGGACTACCACATCACCTGGATTGGTCTTTGCAGTGGCATTGGAACCGGTCTTTTCATCGGAGCAGGATCTGCCTATGCCACAGCCGGTCCAGCAGGTCTGCTGTTGGCGTACATTGTCGTCGGTTCTGTGCTCTGGTGTGTCATGCAGAGCATCTCAGAGCTGGCCACGCTG CTTCCCACGGCTGGTTCATTTCCTCACTGGGCTACCCGCTTCATTGATCCCGCTGTCGGCTTCTCCCTGGCAATCTCCTATGGCTATTGCTACACCATCGCTCTCGCCTCAGAATGCTCAGCTGCTGCAGTCCTCGTGGGCTACTGGACAGATCTCAACCCTGCTGTTGTAATCACAGTCAGTCTCGTTCTGATTCTCGCCATCAATCTCATGAACGTGCGCTTCTTCGGAGAAACGGAAGTGGTCGCTGGTGCCATCAAGGTTCTCTGCttcatcggcctcgtcatcgtcgccattGTCATCACAGCCGGAGGAGGTCCCAACCACGAGGCCATTGGTTTCCGGTATTGGCGTGATCCTGGTGCATGGGTGAACTACAACGGCATCACTGGCTCTGCCGGTCACTTTCTGGGCTTCCTCTCAGCGTTTGTCAATGCTTCATTCTCATTTGTAAGCGTTGAGACGGTTGTCATTACTGCTGCCGAGTCTGTCAACCCACACAAGTCGATCCCCAAGGCGGCGAACCGAGTCACATATCGAATCGGTTTCTTCTATATCCTCGGAGCCTTTTTGATTGGATTGATTGTCGATCCTCGAAATGCAGACCTCGTCTCTGGCACCGGAAACGCCAACAGCTCGCCCTGGGTCATCGCTATCCGAGAGGCTGGCATCACcgccctcccctccatcgtcaacgccTGTATCTTGGTGTCTGCCTGGTCAGCTGGCAGTTCATACTGCTGGGTAGGATCCCGTATCATTCTCGCCATGACGACGGACAGGCAGCTTCCGCAGTTCTTTGGCCGCACGACATCGAGCGGTGTCCCCTGGGTTGCAGTCCTTGCTTCCTGGCTCTTTGGGCCTCTGGCGTATCTCA GTCTTGGTAGCGGCGGTGCCGCCCAAGCTTTCACCTggcttctcaacctcagcaCAGTCGCTGGTCTCATCGCTTGGGGAACGCTCTGTGTCTGCTACATTCGCTTCCACCGTGCCCTCAAGGTCCAGGGTGTCAGTCGTGACACTTTGCCGTGGAAGGCTCCATGGATGCCTTACACGGCCTGGTATGGAGCTATCGGATCGATCATTATCACGCTGGTGGCTGGGTTCCCCGTCTTCCTTAAGGGGAACTGGTCCACCACTGATTTCATCGCTTCTTATATCGGCATTCCTATATTTATTATTCCAATTATTGGATGGAAGATTGCGTTCGGTACCAAG TTTGTTCGGGCCAAGGATATCGATGTGTGGTCTGGTCGTCTCCCCCATGATTGGGTTCCTCATGACGCAGCGAGTCATGATACGAGCGACAAGGCTATCCAATCTGTTGCATAG
- a CDS encoding HNHc domain-containing protein, producing MARSKHLHRANQRLQYAKEIESKIRTWSMGEFFRLSTVHLALFMMAPMSVFQLGRILSPVDQTEEFLHLGVTTFPPLIRHFLEQSLISQSRNDDPVKQSEKSLCLQRDGNVCVFIGDPNPRVCHILPLSWGNSKAAMKKTLLLRPAINVMMGTDWMHQHDKHIGDADRVWNMLCLNEKLHELWTRGSCAFKGIRVQHLNQRESVVVLEFHWMPKLENTKPMVHANLEGRQNDWTRMANAMHQLHASKVPAATTEAQPGLSIPLGKRIDIRMARREAGKFKAMIDLQWACITAAALSGVASPRMLHEYEPYWWRCDKPYWYKCEEGMRFNVLSWLDKID from the exons ATGGCTCGCTCAAAGCACTTGCACCGCGCGAACCAACGACTCCAATATGCCAAAGAGATCGAGTCTAAGATCCGGACATGGAGCATGGGAGAATTCTTTCGACTGAGTACGGTGCATCTCGCCCTCTTTATGATGGCACCGATGTCGGTTTTCCAGCTAGGCCGGATCCTTTCGCCAGTGGACCAGACAGAGGAATTCCTGCATCTGGGTGTGACAACGTTCCCTCCGCTAATCCGACATT TCTTGGAACAGTCCCTCATTTCCCAAAGCCGCAACGATGACCCTGTCAAGCAGTCCGAGAAGAGCCTATGCCTCCAGCGAGATGGGAATGTTTGCGTCTTCATCGGAGATCCCAACCCAAGAGTATGTCATATACTCCCTCTGTCGTGGGGCAACAGCAAGGCAGCCATGAAGAAAACTCTGTTGTTGCGTCCAGCGATCAACGTCATGATGGGAACCGACTGGATGCATCAACACGACAAGCACATTGGCGATGCGGATAGAGTTTGGAATATGCTTTGCCTCAACGAGAAGCTTCATGAACTATGGACACGTGGTTCCTGTGCTTTTAAGGGCATCAGAGTTCAGCACCTGAATCAACGCGAGTCTGTGGTTGTTCTTGAGTTTCACTGGATGCCGAAACTAGAGAACACCAAGCCTATGGTGCATGCGAATCTTGAAGGGAGGCAAAACGACTGGACCAGGATGGCTAATGCCATGCACCAACTCCATGCCTCGAAGGTGCCAGCGGCAACCACGGAAGCTCAACCAGGGTTATCAATTCCATTGGGAAAACGCATCGACATCCGAATGGCAAGGAGAGAAGCCGGCAAATTCAAAGCCATGATCGACTTGCAATGGGCTTGCATCACCGCGGCAGCTCTCAGCGGCGTTGCATCGCCCAGGATGCTGCATGAGTACGAGCCATACTGGTGGAGATGTGACAAGCCGTACTGGTATAAATGTGAGGAGGGCATGAGGTTCAATGTCTTGTCGTGGCTTGACAAAATCGACTAG
- a CDS encoding ADH-zinc-N domain-containing protein — translation MALEIPSEHRVLVLAEAGKPLSLEVRPTPKAGPGSVLVRVLAVSLRANSPRIYQDPQSGHPLPLPFIPGFMAIARVAETGPDAARLQPGDLVLFDPYILGRDDPNAKYISGLMEGFNEGSRKLARGEWRDSTLAEYAKLPLENCHPLDEERLLGDVMDGGLGYTLDDLMHLFSMLIPFGGLADVDVKAGDTAIIAPATGRYGSAAVHVALAMGAKVIAIGRNATVLSQLSSINPTRLKTVQITGDIDKDTKALSEAAGPGGADVFWDMSPPGAGKSTHFTSSLNVLKEGARVSLLGSVASGVSFDYMQIMLKALTMKGTWMCTREQTRRLISMVETGVLPLGSRASMGPVKKFGLEEWKEALDVAAKRIEPGEVVIVP, via the coding sequence ATGGCCCTAGAAATCCCATCTGAGCACCGCGTCCTCGTCCTAGCCGAGGCCGGAAAGCCGCTGAGCCTGGAAGTGCGGCCCACACCCAAGGCCGGCCCTGGGAGCGTACTCGTTCGCGTCCTCGCCGTGTCACTCAGAGCCAACTCCCCACGAATCTACCAAGACCCCCAGAGTGGCCATCCACTACCCCTCCCCTTTATCCCTGGATTCATGGCCATCGCCCGTGTTGCCGAGACTGGACCTGATGCTGCACGTCTGCAGCCAGGGGATCTCGTCCTCTTTGACCCCTACATCCTCGGCCGTGACGACCCAAACGCAAAGTACATTAGCGGACTTATGGAAGGTTTCAACGAAGGAAGCAGAAAGCTTGCACGTGGAGAGTGGCGAGACTCGACACTCGCCGAGTACGCCAAGCTGCCTTTGGAAAACTGTCATCCtctggatgaggagaggCTCTTGGGTGATGTCATGGATGGCGGGCTTGGGTACACTCTAGACGATCTCATGCATTTGTTCAGCATGCTTATCCCGTTCGGCGGCCTTGCTGATGTCGATGTCAAGGCCGGGGATACGGCTATTATTGCACCAGCGACGGGACGATATGGCAGCGCCGCGGTGCATGTCGCGTTGGCTATGGGCGCTAAAGTCATTGCCATTGGTCGTAATGCTACTGTTCTCTCACAGCTGAGCAGTATCAATCCCACACGGTTGAAGACCGTCCAGATCACTGGCGATATCGACAAGGACACCAAGGCACTGAGTGAGGCGGCTGGCCCCGGCGGTGCGGATGTATTCTGGGACATGTCACCGCCCGGAGCTGGAAAGTCAACGCACTTTACCAGCAGCTTGAACGTCTTGAAAGAGGGTGCTCGTGTCAGTCTGCTGGGAAGCGTCGCATCGGGCGTCAGCTTCGATTACATGCAGATCATGCTCAAGGCGCTGACTATGAAGGGGACTTGGATGTGCACAAGAGAGCAGACAAGGAGGCTCATCAGTATGGTTGAGACGGGTGTTTTGCCGCTGGGATCTCGAGCTAGCATGGGACCTGTGAAGAAATTTGGATTGGAAGAGTGGAAGGAAGCATTGGATGTGGCTGCTAAGAGGATCGAGCCCGGAGAGGTTGTCATTGTCCCATAG
- a CDS encoding Mur-ligase-M domain-containing protein, producing the protein MDRDATLPPPNRDYKNAIDILNTWRRPTRPNARPDCTVPVLGDVPSQDGNPDLRGTPSIAGMKEWLHRIGHSRADIDHLNIIHVAGTKGKGSTCAFIESFLRTHGKRTGFPRKTGLYTSPHLIYPEERVCLDFQPIDRNRFARYFFEVWDALARSSGTLPRYLQLLALVSFHTFIREDVEAAIVETHHGGEYDATNVIAHPVVSVITPLGMDHVKQLGPTIENIAWHKAGIFKHGSLALSSPQEASAAGILLGQSSEKGVNLEFVELDSTLPEDTSQLKPDVQRTNCSVALAAADRFLQEKKAGPLSPSDKLQGISQFSWPGRFQHVVEDKFNWFLDGAHNEISAVKAAEWFIDNTAQRCCVSMAAARIMLTPRQNRSYAYLDLWSSLEPEEWSISAQALGQRPLSRPDPPRHLHSIRSKAGVRHRIHSRDR; encoded by the exons ATGGACAGGGACGCCACATTGCCACCACCAAATAGGGACTACAAG AATGCCATCGACATTCTCAACACTTGGCGCCGCCCAACTAGACCAAACGCAAGACCAGATTGCACTGTCCCAGTGCTCGGTGATGTTCCAAGTCAGGATGGAAATCCCGACCTGAGAGGAACTCCAAGCATAGCCGGTATGAAAGAATGGCTTCATCGTATCGGCCACTCG AGGGCTGACATCGACcacctcaacatcatccacGTCGCCGGCACCAAGGGAAAAGGCAGCACCTGCGCCTTCATCGAATCTTTCCTCAGAACTCACGGGAAAAGAACCGGCTTCCCACGCAAGACTGGTCTTTATACATCGCCACACCTCATATACCCCGAGGAGAGGGTCTGCCTTGATTTCCAACCCATAGACCGGAACCGTTTCGCAAGATACTTCTTTGAGGTGTGGGATGCCCTGGCTAGAAGCTCAGGCACCTTGCCTCGTTAtcttcagctcctcgccCTAGTGTCTTTTCATACCTTTATCAGAGAGGATGTCGAAGCAGCCATCGTCGAGACTCACCACGGTGGCGAATATGACGCTACCAACGTCATCGCGCACCCCGTCGTGTCCGTCATCACTCCACTCGGGATGGACCACGTGAAGCAGTTGGGGCCTACCATTGAGAACATTGCCTGGCACAAAGCAGGTATCTTCAAACACGGATCCCTTGCACTTTCGTCTCCCCAAGAGGCCTCTGCTGCAGGGATTCTCCTGGGCCAGTCATCAGAGAAAGGGGTCAACCTTGAGTTTGTCGAGTTGGACTCGACTCTCCCGGAAGACACATCACAGCTGAAGCCCGATGTGCAGCGTACCAACTGCTCTGTTGCACTTGCCGCTGCTGATCGTTTTCTCCAGGAAAAGAAAGCTGGACCATTGTCGCCCTCGGATAAACTGCAGGGCATAAGTCAGTTTTCTTGGCCGGGGCGGTTCCAGCATGTGGTAGAGGACAAGTTCAACTGGTTCCTGGACGGTGCGCACAATGAGATTAGCGCTGTCAAAGCCGCTGAATGGTTCATTGATAACACGGCTCAAAGGTGCTGTGTCTCAATGGCTGCTGCCCGTATCATGCTAACCCCTAGACAGAACCGCTCCTACGCGTATCTTGATCTTTGGTCAAGTCTCGAACCAGAGGAATGGAGTATCAGTGCTCAAGCGCTTGGCCAACGTCCTCTGTCGCGTCCAGATCCACCACGTCATCTTCACTCTATACGATCCAAGGCAGGGGTTCGACATCGAATCCACTCCAGAGACCGATGA
- a CDS encoding PKS-ER domain-containing protein, with product MSTTMKAIVISEFGPVENLVIKQVPKPSATEPGTALIRIKAFGINHAEMHMRRGEWAESVPISGIECVGIIEDCPGGEFAPGTPVAALMGGLGRTIPGSYAEYTVANTSNVVALGNPGEKLPISWADAAALPESYATAWTCLFRNLNLQRGQRILIRGATSSFGRAAVNLAVEAGAIVTATTRSESKFATLKDLGVSECVVEAPNLSERLSKDGDFDKFDSVLELVGNSTVVDSLRLVRRDGRLCLAGWLGGLDPIKGPAGPEESRGFNPLLQMASGVHFSFFGSFVFGNKDFPVSDVPLKSVLEKVAEGKIDAKPWKVFAFEDIRAAHQAMESGQTGGKMVVVVD from the coding sequence ATGTCGACCACCATGaaggccatcgtcatctccGAGTTTGGTCCCGTCGAAAACCTCGTCATTAAGCAAGTCCCGAAACCGTCCGCCACAGAACCAGGCACAGCCCTTATCCGCATCAAGGCCTTTGGCATCAACCACGCCGAGATGCATATGCGTCGCGGAGAATGGGCTGAATCAGTTCCAATCAGCGGCATCGAGTGCGTTGGAATCATCGAAGACTGTCCAGGCGGCGAGTTTGCCCCTGGAACACCTGTGGCAGCGCTCATGGGAGGACTTGGTCGCACGATTCCTGGTAGCTATGCAGAGTATACCGTTGCGAATACTTCCAACGTTGTTGCTCTGGGAAACCCTGGTGAAAAGCTGCCCATCTCTtgggctgatgctgctgccctTCCCGAGAGCTATGCGACGGCCTGGACTTGCCTCTTCCGAAACCTAAACCTTCAACGAGGACAGCGGATCCTCATCAGAGGTGCTACATCTTCTTTTGGCAGGGCAGCTGTTAACCTGGCTGTCGAAGCGGGTGCCATCGTCACAGCTACAACCCGCAGTGAATCCAAGTTTGCGACACTCAAGGATCTCGGAGTGTCTGAATGTGTTGTCGAAGCACCAAACCTGAGCGAACGTCTTAGCAAGGACGGAGACTTCGACAAGTTCGATAGCGTGTTGGAACTGGTCGGCAACAGCACCGTCGTTGACTCACTGCGTCTTGTGCGCCGTGACGGTCGTCTCTGTCTAGCCGGATGGCTCGGAGGTCTTGACCCGATCAAGGGACCAGCAGGACCTGAGGAATCACGAGGCTTTAACCCACTCTTGCAAATGGCCAGCGGTGTTCACTTTAGCTTCTTTGGTAGTTTCGTGTTCGGAAATAAGGACTTTCCCGTCTCTGACGTGCCCCTGAAGAGCGTCCTGGAAAAGGTGGCGGAGGGCAAGATTGACGCCAAGCCTTGGAAGGTGTTTGCTTTTGAAGACATCCGGGCTGCTCACCAGGCTATGGAGAGCGGACAGACAGGTGGGAAGATGGTGGTTGTAGTTGACTAG
- a CDS encoding Amidohydro-rel domain-containing protein, whose protein sequence is MRYSFNLISLLILATGTKAASTLFRGGTVIGFDNKTQTPQPLYNTSILVTGDTITAIFNENEKDSVEIPLDTEIVPAADLIISPGFIDTHRHTWQTTYRTIASNITLSEYFVRYSPLSRVPDLFTPEDFYLSQVVGLWEALNAGVTSLLDHSHNINTRQVAEAALAAYSDSGARVWFGYGFDPSGNFTIPERAAHVLELATDQRLSTGLVQMGIAFDTWTGVDKSGLEAVLGLLKDGNLSVLTTHWLDGQWNLRHSPSLLHGLGILNQSLPIVFSHGTFVTPAEYELLKEYDHYVSITPESEMHFGHTNQESDLIMDQAALGVDTHATYSGDIVTQARMWLQSVRLRSFRKTLDEWKIPRYSPMSVNQAFHLATRAGAQALRRPDLGVLKVGAKGDIVTFDGKSVNMAGWRDPVAAIILHSNVGDVKDVMVGGSFVKRNGSLVAEQLSDVMTRFQESAARIQEEAVKIPYEMKGGFVFNPALPFAVVEPVDAVRNDGTGY, encoded by the exons ATGAGATATTCCTTCAATCTGATCTCTTTGCTAATCCTAGCCACAGGGACCAAGGCGGCGTCGACATTGTTTAGGGGCGGAACCGTCATCGGCTTCGATAACAAGACTCAGACACCCCAGCCTCTATACAACACCTCCATCTTGGTCACCGGAGATACAATCACGGCAATCTTCAATGAAAATGAAAAGGACTCTGTCGAGATACCTTTGGATACGGAAATAGTGCCAGCTGCAGACTTGATCATCTCGCCCGGCTTCATCGATACGCATCGACACACTTGGCAGACGACCTACCGAACTATTGCTTCCAACATTACCCTGTCCGAATACTTTGTCCGATACAGTCCCCTATCACGAGTCCCTGACCTGTTCACCCCAGAAGACTTTTACCTGTCTCAGGTGGTTGGGCTCTGGGAAGCGCTCAACGCCGGCGTGACTTCGCTGCTGGACCACTCACATAATATCAACACCCGGCAAGTCGCCGAGGCCGCTCTCGCTGCCTACTCTGATAGCGGTGCACGAGTTTGGTTTGGCTATGGCTTTGACCCTTCCGGTAACTTTACGATTCCGGAACGAGCGGCACATGTCCTTGAGTTGGCCACGGACCAGCGATTGTCAACAGGCCTGGTCCAGATGGGCATAGCGTTTGACACTTGGACGGGAGTTGACAAGTCGGGCCTGGAAGCGGTCCTCGGTTTACTCAA AGACGGCAACCTCTCGGTCTTGACTACACACTGGCTGGACGGACAGTGGAATCTCCGCCACAGCCCATCCTtgctccatggccttggaATATTGAACCAAAGTCTCCCGATCGTCTTCTCTCACGGGACTTTCGTCACCCCGGCGGAATacgagctcctcaaggaaTACGACCACTACGTCTCCATCACGCCAGAGTCCGAGATGCACTTTGGACACACAAACCAGGAGAGCGACCTCATAATGGATCAGGCAGCTCTTGGGGTGGATACCCACGCCACGTACTCTGGGGACATTGTCACTCAAGCCAGGATGTGGCTGCAAAGCGTGAGACTGAGATCTTTTAGAAAAACCCTCGACGAGTGGAAGATCCCTCGATACAGCCCGATGTCTGTGAATCAGGCCTTTCACCTGGCCACTCGAGCGGGTGCCCAGGCTCTCCGGCGCCCAGACCTCGGTGTCCTCAAGGTCGGAGCCAAGGGTGACATTGTCACCTTTGACGGAAAGTCTGTAAACATGGCTGGTTGGAGGGACCCCGTTGCAGCCATTATTCTTCATTCCAACGTCGGTGATGTGAAGGACGTCATGGTTGGTGGAAGCTTTGTCAAGAGGAATGGAAGTCTGGTTGCAGAGCAGCTATCCGATGTCATGACGAGGTTTCAGGAATCCGCGGCCAGAATTCAGGAAGAGGCTGTCAAGATTCCATATGAGATGAAGGGCGGTTTTGTCTTTAACCCTGCTCTTCCATTTGCCGTTGTCGAACCTGTAGATGCTGTGAGGAACGACGGCACAGGGTACTAG
- a CDS encoding MFS domain-containing protein gives MATDKIASGQHIEMTQGSGLEAQDAKNELAIAEGAHLATEDEHSMTALQAFKRYRKACLWSMVFSLTIIMDGYDTAILGSLQAFPAFRYRFGHPVGDGSQYQLQPKWQAALGLSNPLGNLIGVYINSFLTERIGHRKTLLCTLVYLTGVIFITFFSRNIEMMFSGSLLSGLAWGVFTTMAPAYASEVCPVVLRSYMETWVVTCWGIGQFISFGLLKAFSHEETDPWAWRIPIAVQWTWPLIIIPLVCFAPESPWWLVRKGRIAEAEKSVLRLSDHDAPGAQRAVALMIQTNNLEKAMGEGTGMLDCFKGTNLWRTEIACAAWTIQQLSGFVVSGYGTYFFQQAGLKTADAFSMSVGQAGIHLVCNLIALPVTGRFGRRRLFLIGIVGMAVMWFIIGFAALAPASAAQGFGESAVYLVWYCIYQITVGPGAYIIVGETSTTRLRSHTIGLARNCYNIASIINTVVGPYILNPTAGNWKGKSGFLTGGILVVCFVWAFFRLPEMRGRTYEELDILFGLDLSAREFKHQPVDVAARETVKEATEE, from the coding sequence ATGGCGACAGACAAGATCGCTTCCGGTCAACACATTGAGATGACCCAAGGCTCCGGCCTCGAGGCCCAGGATGCCAAGAATGAGCTTGCCATTGCCGAAGGTGCTCACCTCGCCACTGAGGATGAGCATAGCATGACAGCTCTTCAAGCTTTCAAGCGTTACCGCAAGGCTTGTCTCTGGTCCATGGTCTTTTCactcaccatcatcatggatgggTACGACACGGCCATCCTCGGCTCACTTCAAGCCTTTCCCGCATTTCGGTACAGATTCGGTCATCCGGTCGGTGACGGATCCCAGTATCAGCTTCAGCCCAAGTGGCAGGCCGCCCTCGGCCTCTCGAACCCCTTGGGAAACCTGATTGGTGTCTATATCAACTCGTTCCTCACCGAGAGGATTGGTCACCGAAAGACCTTGCTCTGCACCCTGGTCTACCTCACCggcgtcatcttcatcaccttcttctcccgcAACATTGAGATGATGTTCTCGGGCTCTCTTCTatctggcctggcctggggtGTCTTCACCACAATGGCTCCTGCGTACGCTTCCGAGGTCTGCCCGGTCGTTCTGAGGAGCTACATGGAAACCTGGGTCGTCACCTGCTGGGGAATCGGCCAGTTCATCTCGTTTGGATTGTTGAAGGCATTCTCGCACGAGGAGACTGACCCCTGGGCTTGGCGCATCCCCATTGCCGTACAGTGGACTTGGCCTTTGATCATCATCCCCCTCGTGTGCTTTGCACCCGAGTCCCCCTGGTGGCTCGTCCGCAAAGGTCGCATCGCTGAAGCTGAAAAGTCTGTCTTGAGGCTGTCCGACCACGACGCACCTGGAGCCCAACGGGCCGTGGCTTTGATGATCCAGACAAACAACCTCGAAAAGGCAATGGGCGAAGGAACCGGCATGCTGGATTGTTTCAAGGGCACCAACCTCTGGCGTACTGAGATTGCTTGCGCTGCATGGACCATCCAGCAGCTTTCCGGGTTTGTCGTTAGTGGCTATGGTACCTATTTCTTCCAGCAAGCTGGCCTCAAGACGGCGGATGCCTTCAGCATGAGCGTCGGCCAGGCTGGGATCCATCTCGTGTGCAACCTCATTGCGCTCCCGGTGACGGGCCGCTTTGGACGCCGCAGGCTCTTTCTTATTGGCATCGTTGGAATGGCCGTCATGTGGTTCATCATCGGGTTTGCCGCCTTGGCCCCGGCATCCGCTGCCCAAGGCTTTGGCGAGTCGGCTGTGTACCTGGTATGGTACTGCATCTATCAAATCACAGTCGGGCCTGGAGCATACATCATTGTCGGCGAGACCTCGACCACCAGACTCCGATCCCACACGATTGGTCTTGCGCGCAACTGCTACAACATCgcatccatcatcaacaccgtcGTGGGACCCTACATCCTCAACCCAACTGCTGGGAACTGGAAGGGCAAGAGCGGCTTCCTGACGGGCGGTATTCTCGTCGTGTGCTTTGTCTGGGCTTTCTTCCGCCTTCCAGAGATGCGCGGCCGCACCTATGAGGAACTTGACATTCTCTTTGGCCTGGACCTCTCAGCACGCGAGTTTAAGCACCAGCCGGTGGATGTTGCCGCGAGGGAGACTGTTAAGGAGGCCACTGAGGAGTAA
- a CDS encoding Zn(2)-C6 fungal-type domain-containing protein, with translation MLLYARTAPPKARNTRSRAGCRFCKEMRKKCDECRPQCSRCKEYGKDCIYDPVRPRRRYQTPATGSGVSPPLLGNGSSKDVWGIDMTSELFPGICQMVSSTAVNSPILDAPDPPAFSEWNKEPISFVSQTCPEPCLGFPPFCEFSTVAEERLLLAHFSCVLSELMTLSPGDTNPFQELILPLCLDNMALLNAVCALSTGHLEYQGIHSARASSHFHAVAVQHLVQMLADLNVARDEVLPVIMMLTYYEAMFNYFDVISALSLATAPLSPLPRRGMLVDPCFIDESRLNSVDALLGKASSLWPTLHRLAQLLDLKKEFQAAKERKENAKAAVLREELRICTDAIQYSLQNWEPRSEANQDGASEVLGDQSATHSALSYRHSSLVYLFRTIHNYPRSHYQVQSHVRASLEHCNDAVSAAGPMGALLWPLFVAACEAISVADRTLAEKAFLAVSKRQGMANVDRAWALTQQIWEASSGEVASRGMLASHHRSRGDGQCIREVAMASKDSGFGLILG, from the exons ATGTTACTCTACGCGCGGACTGCGCCGCCAAAGGCTCGAAATACAAGATCAAGAGCAG GATGCCGATTCTG TAAAGAAATG AGGAAAAAATGCGACGAGTGCAGGCCCCAATGTTCCCGCTGCAAGGAGTACGGAAAGGATTGTATCTACGATCCTGTCAGGCCTCGTAGGCGCTACCAGACACCAGCTACCGGCTCAGGCGTCAGCCCACCGCTCCTGGGAAATGGATCATCCAAAGACGTGTGGGGCATCGACAT GACCTCGGAGTTGTTTCCGGGCATCTGTCAGATGGTGTCGAGCACGGCGGTGAATTCGCCGATCCTTGATGCTCCTGACCCACCGGCATTCTCTGAATGGAACAAGGAGCCAATCTCATTTGTCTCCCAGACTTGTCCGGAGCCTTGCCTCGGTTTTCCTCCGTTTTGCGAGTTCTCAACTGTAGCTGAGGAGCGGCTGCTCCTCGCCCACTTCAGCTGCGTTCTGTCTGAACTCATGACGTTGAGTCCCGGGGACACCAATCCGTTCCAGGAGCTAATCCTGCCCCTTTGTCTTGATAACATGGCGTTGCTGAATGCCGTTTGCGCCTTGTCCACTGGCCACCTGGAGTATCAGGGCATTCACAGCGCCCGAGCATCATCACACTTTCATGCGGTGGCGGTGCAGCATCTGGTACAAATGCTCGCCGACTTGAATGTGGCAAGAGACGAAGTTCTCCCAGTCATCATGATGCTTACCTACTACGAAGCA ATGTTCAACTACTTCGACGTCATCTCGGCTCTGTCGCTTGCGACCGCCCCCTTATCGCCCCTGCCACGAAGGGGAATGCTAGTAGATCCATGTTTCATAGACGAGTCGCGCTTGAATAGTGTGGACGCGCTTCTGGGCAAGGCAAGCTCTCTCTGGCCTACACTCCATCGGCTTGCGCAGCTCCTTGATTTGAAGAAGGAGTTTCAAGCTGCCAAAGAGCGGAAGGAGAATGCCAAAGCTGCTGTTTTGCGTGAGGAACTTCGAATCTGTACCGACGCCATCCAATACTCGCTTCAAAATTGGGAACCTCGCTCAGAAGCCAACCAAGACGGTGCATCTGAAGTACTGGGTGACCAATCAGCCACCCATAGCGCCCTCTCCTACCGCCACAGCTCGCTCGTCTATCTGTTCCGGACGATACATAACTATCCACGCTCTCATTACCAAGTTCAGAGCCACGTCAGGGCCTCACTTGAGCACTGCAATGATGCCGTAAGTGCTGCCGGCCCGATGGGGGCTCTGCTCTGGCCTCTATTTGTTGCAGCTTGCGAGGCCATTAGCGTGGCCGACCGAACCCTGGCGGAGAAAGCGTTCCTGGCTGTCAGTAAGCGGCAGGGCATGGCGAATGTTGACAGGGCCTGGGCCCTCACGCAACAGATTTGGGAGGCAAGCAGCGGGGAGGTGGCCAGTAGAGGCATGCTCGCAAGCCATCACAGGTCTAGGGGAGACGGACAATGCATCCGAGAGGTGGCAATGGCCTCTAAAGATAGTGGATTTGGCCTTATATTAGGGTAG